A window of Ptychodera flava strain L36383 chromosome 1, AS_Pfla_20210202, whole genome shotgun sequence contains these coding sequences:
- the LOC139145323 gene encoding sulfotransferase 2A1-like, with translation MAAVESSWPLLVQDGAYYSATIHDPEAIEARQIDKAWDMRDSDVIVATFPKSGTLWMMNVISKMYSDFNMYLEGTARAVRLGFVYERSDDVVEGLYGEHVGNVKQNLREMPSPRLLACHLHPQHFHSSWRNGNRKCKIIYITRNPKDVCVSYYFFMKAVKFSQMRLTWDEWMHAFVEGKVWFGPWLQHVTSWRQYGLSENVLHLSYEDMKEDLKSTISRVSEFIGRPLAPEHIDKIAERCSAASMKKEGDDNSTWAITNESNFEEGAQYIRKGQVGNWKEHFTVAQNEWFDQRITAECSKRGLTIRHEL, from the coding sequence ATGGCGGCTGTGGAGAGTTCTTGGCCACTGTTGGTGCAAGATGGGGCTTATTACAGCGCTACAATACACGATCCAGAGGCAATAGAAGCACGCCAGATAGATAAAGCTTGGGATATGCGAGACAGCGATGTCATTGTGGCTACGTTTCCTAAGTCGGGAACTCTGTGGATGATGAATGTGATTTCTAAAATGTACTCGGACTTCAACATGTACCTGGAAGGAACAGCCAGGGCTGTACGCCTTGGCTTCGTCTACGAACGGTCCGATGACGTCGTCGAGGGATTGTATGGCGAACACGTCGGCAACGTAAAACAGAACTTGAGAGAAATGCCGTCACCAAGATTACTAGCGTGTCATCTGCATCCCCAGCACTTTCACTCCTCATGGAGAAATGGCAACAGAAAGTGTAAGATCATCTACATTACAAGAAATCCAAAAGATGTATGCGTGTCCTATTACTTCTTTATGAAGGCCGTCAAATTTAGTCAAATGAGGCTGACATGGGACGAGTGGATGCATGCCTTTGTAGAGGGAAAAGTTTGGTTTGGACCCTGGCTTCAGCACGTGACATCATGGCGACAGTATGGCCTTAGTGAAAATGTTCTACACCTGAGCTACGAAGACATGAAAGAAGATCTGAAGTCAACCATCTCCAGGGTGTCCGAATTCATTGGTCGACCTCTCGCTCCAGAGCATATCGACAAGATCGCTGAACGTTGTAGCGCTGCATCCATGAAGAAAGAAGGCGATGACAATTCTACATGGGCGATCACGAATGAATCTAATTTCGAAGAGGGCGCTCAATATATCCGCAAAGGTCAGGTTGGTAACTGGAAGGAACACTTCACTGTTGCACAGAACGAATGGTTTGACCAAAGAATTACAGCGGAATGCTCTAAAAGAGGGCTGACTATCCGGCATGAGCTGTAA
- the LOC139145312 gene encoding sulfotransferase 2A1-like, with protein MAAVESSWPLFVQDGAYYSATIHDPGAIEERQIDKAWDMRDSDVIVATFPKSGTLWMMNVISKMYPDFNMYLDGTARAVRLGFVYERSDDVVEGLYGEHVGNVKQNLREMPSPRLLACHLHPQHFHSSWRNGNRKCKIIYITRNPKDVCVSYYFFMKAIKFSQMRLTWDEWVHAFVEGKVWFGPWLQHVTSWRQYGLSDNVLHLSYEDMKEDLKSTISRVSEFIGRPLAPERIDKVAERCSAVSMKKEGDDNSTWAITNETNFEEGAKYIRKGQVGNWKEHFTVAQNEWFDQRITAECSKRGLTIRHEL; from the coding sequence ATGGCGGCTGTGGAGAGTTCGTGGCCACTGTTCGTGCAAGATGGGGCTTATTACAGCGCTACCATACACGATCCAGGGGCAATAGAAGAACGCCAGATAGATAAAGCTTGGGATATGCGGGACAGTGATGTCATTGTGGCTACGTTTCCTAAATCTGGGACCCTATGGATGATGAATGTGATATCTAAAATGTACCCGGACTTTAACATGTACCTGGATGGAACAGCCAGGGCTGTACGCCTTGGCTTCGTCTACGAGCGATCCGACGACGTCGTCGAGGGATTGTATGGCGAACACGTTGGCAACGTAAAGCAGAACTTGAGAGAAATGCCGTCTCCAAGGTTACTGGCGTGTCATCTGCATCCACAGCATTTTCACTCCTCATGGAGAAATGGCAACAGAAAGTGTAAGATCATCTACATTACAAGAAATCCAAAAGATGTATGCGTGTCCTATTACTTCTTTATGAAGGCTATCAAATTTAGTCAAATGAGGCTGACATGGGACGAGTGGGTGCATGCCTTTGTTGAGGGCAAAGTTTGGTTTGGACCCTGGCTGCAGCACGTGACATCATGGCGACAGTATGGCCTTAGTGATAATGTTCTACACCTGAGCTACGAAGACATGAAAGAAGATCTGAAGTCAACCATATCCAGGGTGTCTGAATTCATTGGTCGACCTCTCGCTCCAGAGCGTATCGACAAGGTCGCTGAACGTTGTAGCGCTGTATCCATGAAGAAAGAAGGCGACGACAATTCTACATGGGCGATCACCAATGAAACAAATTTCGAAGAGGGCGCTAAATATATCCGCAAAGGTCAGGTTGGCAACTGGAAGGAACACTTCACTGTAGCACAGAACGAATGGTTTGACCAAAGAATTACAGCGGAATGCTCTAAAAGAGGGCTGACTATCCGGCATGAGCTGTAA
- the LOC139140017 gene encoding transcriptional regulator ERG homolog codes for MSTTSPVSRCVEKMPFYSDFNMSSVVGHLDGTQSRSHSDQPPINAYTMAINQNLVTNTKEPVESQPPRRKRGRPPKPKPPEALKPKKSHPILWKFLLESLNDSTEPRRVTWVNKEDGVFRFVGNRKEEIAKQWGERKGNRKVMTYQKKARALRHHGKKEIIKKHRRRLHYKFHPKCLSKAATLSAKIARESDHSKPTDRSSVITDSHPSPEKLLQSSHTASHVMAYSRDEMIDIDQNA; via the exons ATGAGTACGACGTCGCCGGTTTCCAGATGTGTCGAGAAAATGCCATTTTATAGTGACTTTAACATGAGTTCCGTGGTGGGCCATTTAGACGGTACACAATCCAGATCCCACTCTGACCAACCGCCTATAAATGCCTATACCATGGCAATCAACCAAAACCTAGTTACCAACACGAAGGAGCCGGTTGAATCGCAACCACCAAGGCGGAAAAGGGGCAGACCACCGAAACCGAAACCACCAGAAGCTTTGAAAC CGAAGAAGAGTCACCCAATCCTCTGGAAATTTCTACTAGAGAGTCTCAATGACTCAACCGAGCCAAGGCGCGTGACCTGGGTCAACAAGGAAGATGGTGTCTTCCGCTTTGTCGGAAACCGGAAAGAGGAGATCGCAAAACAATGGGGGGAAAGAAAAGGGAACCGAAAGGTCATGACCTATCAGAAAAAAGCGCGGGCTTTGAGGCATCATGGTAAAAaggaaataatcaagaaacaTCGCAGAAGACTTCACTACAAGTTTCACCCAAAGTGTCTTTCAAAGGCTGCGACTCTTTCGGCAAAAATTGCGAGAGAAAGTGACCACTCTAAACCGACAGATAGAAGCTCAGTTATCACAGACTCTCACCCCAGCCCTGAAAAATTACTCCAGTCGTCACACACAGCCAGCCACGTGATGGCATACAGCAGAGACGAGATGATCGATATCGATCAAAACGCTTGA
- the LOC139145329 gene encoding sulfotransferase 2A1-like yields MAAVESSWPLFVQDGAYFSDTIHDPGAIEARQIDKAWDMRDSDVIVATFPKSGTLWMMNMISKMYPDLNMYLDGTARAVRLGFVYERSDDVVEGLYGKHVGNVKQRLREMPSPRLLACHLHSQHFHSSWRNGNRQCKIIYITRNPKDVCVSFYYFMKAVKFTQMRLTWDEWVHAFVEGKVWLGPWLQHVTSWRQYGLSDNVLHLSYEDMKEDLKSTISRVSEFIGRPLAPEHIDKVAERCSAASMKKEGDDNSTWAVTNESNFEEGAQYIRKGQVGNWKEHFTVAQNEWFDQRITAECSKRGLTIRHEL; encoded by the coding sequence ATGGCGGCTGTGGAGAGTTCGTGGCCACTATTCGTGCAAGATGGGGCTTATTTCAGCGATACCATACACGATCCAGGGGCAATAGAAGCACGCCAGATAGATAAAGCTTGGGATATGCGAGACAGCGATGTCATTGTGGCTACGTTTCCTAAATCGGGAACTCTGTGGATGATGAATATGATTTCTAAAATGTACCCGGACCTCAACATGTACCTGGATGGAACAGCCAGGGCTGTACGCCTTGGCTTCGTCTACGAGCGATCCGACGACGTCGTCGAGGGATTGTATGGCAAACATGTTGGCAACGTAAAGCAGCGCTTGAGAGAAATGCCGTCACCAAGGTTACTTGCGTGTCATCTGCATTCACAGCACTTTCACTCCTCATGGAGAAATGGCAACAGACAGTGTAAGATCATCTACATTACAAGAAATCCGAAAGATGTCTGCGTGTCGTTTTACTACTTTATGAAGGCCGTCAAATTTACTCAAATGAGGTTGACATGGGATGAATGGGTGCACGCGTTTGTGGAGGGCAAAGTTTGGTTGGGACCCTGGCTGCAGCACGTTACATCATGGCGACAGTATGGCCTTAGTGATAATGTTTTACACCTGAGCTACGAAGACATGAAAGAAGATCTGAAGTCAACCATCTCCAGGGTGTCCGAATTCATTGGTCGACCTCTCGCTCCAGAGCATATCGACAAGGTCGCTGAACGTTGTAGCGCTGCATCCATGAAGAAAGAAGGCGACGACAATTCTACATGGGCGGTCACGAATGAATCAAATTTTGAAGAAGGCGCTCAATATATCCGTAAAGGTCAGGTTGGTAACTGGAAGGAACACTTCACTGTTGCACAGAACGAATGGTTTGACCAAAGAATTACAGCGGAATGCTCTAAAAGAGGGCTGACTATCCGGCATGAGCTGTAA